The following coding sequences lie in one Metopolophium dirhodum isolate CAU chromosome 5, ASM1992520v1, whole genome shotgun sequence genomic window:
- the LOC132944427 gene encoding ankycorbin-like isoform X2 translates to MLERGADVTRTDTNKNSALHLAAKQGSFTIISMLLKKGININAQNAAGESVLHVACAAENRDLIEFILDNGSLINIADKQGRTPLMVVAKLGNMSIVDLLLDRGSQLDACDINGLSVKDYAAKEGHSKVVNQLSMQKMSVMARTRSKENVLDDLDQNDGAQLQENNDNSKNQKNNDAQIIVLKKEDKIAKSNVEDNQNEKEYVAINSIVANDNDLKIKKIDAVDVENKKENLTLNCKVNHLDELKTNKLDSENNPSENEIVTLNSLDNEIEIDNSSIETDKKVIEKNKLSIETKNTSIVNVLPIKDEESVSQCTMPPPLDPPRSWDFIQTSIIHTTDINEKAEKETQESIEQIPDPIVCAVNTDDSELEWGSDESLPTDPNQSCPAVDDKKEENKKTNTFYNFITTKVMNKTKNRVSASADNIIDDTTTKKHVRNKSFTSLRTFKLTVPSDVNKALYQLSPEMNFAHSSFSKSKSFNEHIPIENVEKTSLEFERSKSLCLELKHNYDITENQQRDSDSQSDDSLRSKRSLLLSMRMPKVHDEHHDDYHLDIKDSETSEDEGPHYWYSPNKKNDKIVQQDTVIRNYSESDSESEEIGLPKSKSTPEGISKEHNTSDNSDSENTISFSTSHEDIYGTHKRTRYALKRTESLKAYLKRVTIDKDRLQQESSGYREITELLKYKLENLKQDISSKNETTKRLEEQLDQLDAKYTDTLNKIQTLELSSTNLDKENQYLKKINKEMMDKINNEYTSNSAQNSEEIITPHESGNLIDQTEDMCTMDSKTIIKQLQEQLKLEQDRRIELDERVRLLSVEVSAHQSCNSTVELLKELQLKITKDYVSKKEVLKLKTEQERKISKVKMEAEKKLADKFCDLDKLLSQQMDQQGKLEMQREKIESQLKQEFENTRQRFQLEIAKLQTTLKTKEMEEQILRERCEILSQEIEKTQDNKWKTLVDKTYGINDLLKSSPDMLSMRCKTPEPSPTFERQELGDISRYQYNVQTLRNELDKVITQNKNAALEDDTLFDE, encoded by the exons ATGTTGGAGAGAGGGGCAGATGTAACAcgcacagacacaaataaaaattctgctTTACACTTAGCTGCAAAACAGGGCTCattcactataatatctatgttacttaaaaaaggaattaatataaatgcacAAAATGCT gcAGGTGAATCCGTTTTACATGTTGCATGTGCTGCTGAAAATCGTGATCTAATAGAGTTTATATTAGATAATGGGTCACTAATAAACATAGCGGATAAACAAGGACGTACACCATTAATGGTGGTAGCAAAACTCGGAAATATGTCTATTGTAGACCTGTTATTGGACCGAGGAAGTCAACTTGATGCTTGTGATATAAATg GTTTATCTGTGAAAGATTATGCTGCTAAGGAAGGTCATTCTAAAGTAGTGAATCAACTATCTATGCAAAAAATGAGTGTAATGGCCCGAACTAGATCTAAAGAAAATGTTTTAGATGATTTGGACCAGAATGATGGTGCTCAGTTGcaagaaaataatgataattccaaaaatcaaaaaaataatgatgctCAAATTATAGTACTTAAAAAAGAagacaaaatagcaaaatcaaaTGTCGAAGATAATCAAAATGAAAAAGAATATGTGGCTATTAATTCTATAGTTGCAAAtgataacgatttaaaaattaaaaaaatcgatGCTGTagatgtagaaaataaaaaggaaaatcTGACTTTAAACTGTAAAGTTAATCATCTTGACgagttaaaaacaaacaaattagaTAGTGAAAATAATCCGAGTGAAAATGAAATTGTTACTTTGAACTCATTGGATAATGAAATTGAAATAGACAATAGCTCAATAGAAACAGACAAAAAAGTAattgagaaaaataaattaagtattgaAACCAAAAATACATCTATAGTAAATGTTTTACCAATCAAAGATGAAGAATCAGTATCTCAATGCACAATGCCTCCACCATTAGATCCACCTAGGAGTTGGGATTTTATACAGACAAGCATAATACACACTACAGATATCAATGAAAAAGCTGAAAAAGAAACCCAGGAAAGTATTGAGCAAATCCCTGATCCAATTGTATGTGCAGTAAACACAGATGATTCAGAATTGGAATGGGGAAGTGATGAAAGCCTTCCAACAGATCCTAATCAATCCTGTCCGGCTGTGGACGATAAgaaagaagaaaataaaaaaacaaatacattttataattttataactacaaaGGTaatgaacaaaacaaaaaatagagtTTCTGCATCTGCAGACAATATCATTGATGATACTACTACTAAAAAACATGTGAGGAATAAGTCTTTCACTTCACTGAGGACCTTTAAACTCACTGTTCCATCAGATGTAAACAAAGCTTTATATCAGCTTAGTCCAGAGATGAACTTTGCACATTCTTCATTCAGTAAAAGCAAATCTTTCAATGAACATATAccaattgaaaatgttgaaaaaacttCTTTAGAATTTGAACGTTCTAAGTCTTTGTGTTTGGAATTAAAACATAACTATGATATAACCGAGAATCAGCAGAGAGATTCAGATAGCCAAAGTGATGATAGTTTACGATCAAAAAGAAGCCTTTTGTTATCCATGCGAATGCCTAAAGTTCATGATGAACATCATGATGACTATCATTTAGATATCAAGGACAGTGAAACGTCTGAAGACGAGGGCCCACATTATTGGTACagtccaaataaaaaaaatgataaaatagtgCAACAAGACACTGTTATTCGGAACTACAGTGAATCTGATAGCGA ATCTGAAGAAATTGGTTTACCAAAATCTAAGTCAACTCCTg AAGGAATTTCTAAAGAACATAATACATCAGATAATTCCGATTCagaaaatacaatatcattttCAACTAGCCATGAAGATATTTATGGAACACATAAACGCACTAGATATGCTTTAAAA agaACTGAATCTCTTAAAGCGTACCTGAAGAGAGTAACTATTGATAAAGACAGATTACAACAAGAGTCATCTGGTTATAGAGAAATAACAGAGCTGTTAAAATACAAGTTGGAAAATCTTAAACAAGATATTTCCAGTAAAAATGAAACAACTAAGAGACTCGAGGAACAATTAGATCAATTAGATGCTAAATACACGGACACTTTAAACAAGATTCAAACACTTGAACTGTCTTCAACAAATTTAGATAAAGAAAACCAATAtctcaagaaaataaataaagag ATGATGGACAAAATCAACAATGAATATACTTCTAACAGTGCACAAAACTCAGAAGAAATAATaact CCACATGAATCCGGCAATCTTATTGATCAAACTGAGGATATGTGTACAATGGATAGCAAGACTatt ataaaaCAACTACAAGAACAATTAAAACTGGAACAGGATAGACGGATAGAACTTGATGAACGTGTTAGACTTTTATCTGTAGAAGTTAGTGCACATCAGTCATGTAATTCAACCGTGGAATTACTGAaagaattacaattaaaaattaccaaagATTATGTATCCAAAAAAGAAgtactgaaattaaaaacagaaCAAGAAAGAAAAATCAGTAAAGTGAAAATGGaagctgaaaaaaaattagcgGACAAATTTTGTGAccttgataaattattatctcaACAA ATGGATCAACAAGGAAAATTAGAAATGCAAAGAGAAAAAATTGAAAGCCAACTTAAGcaggaatttgaaaatacaaGACAAAGATTTCAACTAGAAATTGCAAAACTTCAAACAACACTAAAGA CCAAAGAAATGGAGGAACAAATATTAAGGGAGAGGTGTGAGATTCTTTcacaagaaattgaaaaaacacAAGATAATAAATGGAAAACATTGGTGGACAAAACTTATGGAATAAATGATTT aCTAAAAAGTTCACCTGATATGTTGTCAATGCGTTGTAAAACTCCAGAGCCAAGTCCCACATTTGAAAGACAAGAATTAGGAGACATTTCTAGATATCAATACAATGTCCAAACACTTCGAAATGAACTGGATAAAGTCattacacaaaacaaaaatg ctGCTCTAGAAGATGACACACtgtttgatgaataa
- the LOC132944427 gene encoding putative ankyrin repeat domain-containing protein 20A2 isoform X1 — translation MKKMLKLVKGGKKEDKSGSGTPSGDELEDDPDSTMFCYKIDSEAEDKMSRLHRASWHGSLEKVKTLLQKKPMDVNTVDSFGRTPLHLAMAKGYYNIAWVLLNHNASLDYVDCDGYTPFLKAVECGQKECVHLMLERGADVTRTDTNKNSALHLAAKQGSFTIISMLLKKGININAQNAAGESVLHVACAAENRDLIEFILDNGSLINIADKQGRTPLMVVAKLGNMSIVDLLLDRGSQLDACDINGLSVKDYAAKEGHSKVVNQLSMQKMSVMARTRSKENVLDDLDQNDGAQLQENNDNSKNQKNNDAQIIVLKKEDKIAKSNVEDNQNEKEYVAINSIVANDNDLKIKKIDAVDVENKKENLTLNCKVNHLDELKTNKLDSENNPSENEIVTLNSLDNEIEIDNSSIETDKKVIEKNKLSIETKNTSIVNVLPIKDEESVSQCTMPPPLDPPRSWDFIQTSIIHTTDINEKAEKETQESIEQIPDPIVCAVNTDDSELEWGSDESLPTDPNQSCPAVDDKKEENKKTNTFYNFITTKVMNKTKNRVSASADNIIDDTTTKKHVRNKSFTSLRTFKLTVPSDVNKALYQLSPEMNFAHSSFSKSKSFNEHIPIENVEKTSLEFERSKSLCLELKHNYDITENQQRDSDSQSDDSLRSKRSLLLSMRMPKVHDEHHDDYHLDIKDSETSEDEGPHYWYSPNKKNDKIVQQDTVIRNYSESDSESEEIGLPKSKSTPEGISKEHNTSDNSDSENTISFSTSHEDIYGTHKRTRYALKRTESLKAYLKRVTIDKDRLQQESSGYREITELLKYKLENLKQDISSKNETTKRLEEQLDQLDAKYTDTLNKIQTLELSSTNLDKENQYLKKINKEMMDKINNEYTSNSAQNSEEIITPHESGNLIDQTEDMCTMDSKTIIKQLQEQLKLEQDRRIELDERVRLLSVEVSAHQSCNSTVELLKELQLKITKDYVSKKEVLKLKTEQERKISKVKMEAEKKLADKFCDLDKLLSQQMDQQGKLEMQREKIESQLKQEFENTRQRFQLEIAKLQTTLKTKEMEEQILRERCEILSQEIEKTQDNKWKTLVDKTYGINDLLKSSPDMLSMRCKTPEPSPTFERQELGDISRYQYNVQTLRNELDKVITQNKNAALEDDTLFDE, via the exons CTCGGGCGATGAACTAGAAGACGATCCGGACAGTACAATGTTCTGCTATAAAATTGACTCTGAAGCCGAGGACAAAATGAGTCGATTACACAGGGCTTCGTGGCATGGTAGCCTAGAAAAAGTCAAGACATTGTTGCAAAAGAAACCAATGGACGTGAACACCGTGGACAGCTTTGGCAGAACGCCATTACACTTAGCAATGGCCAAAGGTTACTATAACATTGCTTGGGTGCTGTTGAATCACAATGCTAGCTTAGATTATGTTGATTGCGATGGGTACACACCGTTCTTGAAG GCTGTAGAATGCGGCCAAAAAGAATGTGTTCATTTAATGTTGGAGAGAGGGGCAGATGTAACAcgcacagacacaaataaaaattctgctTTACACTTAGCTGCAAAACAGGGCTCattcactataatatctatgttacttaaaaaaggaattaatataaatgcacAAAATGCT gcAGGTGAATCCGTTTTACATGTTGCATGTGCTGCTGAAAATCGTGATCTAATAGAGTTTATATTAGATAATGGGTCACTAATAAACATAGCGGATAAACAAGGACGTACACCATTAATGGTGGTAGCAAAACTCGGAAATATGTCTATTGTAGACCTGTTATTGGACCGAGGAAGTCAACTTGATGCTTGTGATATAAATg GTTTATCTGTGAAAGATTATGCTGCTAAGGAAGGTCATTCTAAAGTAGTGAATCAACTATCTATGCAAAAAATGAGTGTAATGGCCCGAACTAGATCTAAAGAAAATGTTTTAGATGATTTGGACCAGAATGATGGTGCTCAGTTGcaagaaaataatgataattccaaaaatcaaaaaaataatgatgctCAAATTATAGTACTTAAAAAAGAagacaaaatagcaaaatcaaaTGTCGAAGATAATCAAAATGAAAAAGAATATGTGGCTATTAATTCTATAGTTGCAAAtgataacgatttaaaaattaaaaaaatcgatGCTGTagatgtagaaaataaaaaggaaaatcTGACTTTAAACTGTAAAGTTAATCATCTTGACgagttaaaaacaaacaaattagaTAGTGAAAATAATCCGAGTGAAAATGAAATTGTTACTTTGAACTCATTGGATAATGAAATTGAAATAGACAATAGCTCAATAGAAACAGACAAAAAAGTAattgagaaaaataaattaagtattgaAACCAAAAATACATCTATAGTAAATGTTTTACCAATCAAAGATGAAGAATCAGTATCTCAATGCACAATGCCTCCACCATTAGATCCACCTAGGAGTTGGGATTTTATACAGACAAGCATAATACACACTACAGATATCAATGAAAAAGCTGAAAAAGAAACCCAGGAAAGTATTGAGCAAATCCCTGATCCAATTGTATGTGCAGTAAACACAGATGATTCAGAATTGGAATGGGGAAGTGATGAAAGCCTTCCAACAGATCCTAATCAATCCTGTCCGGCTGTGGACGATAAgaaagaagaaaataaaaaaacaaatacattttataattttataactacaaaGGTaatgaacaaaacaaaaaatagagtTTCTGCATCTGCAGACAATATCATTGATGATACTACTACTAAAAAACATGTGAGGAATAAGTCTTTCACTTCACTGAGGACCTTTAAACTCACTGTTCCATCAGATGTAAACAAAGCTTTATATCAGCTTAGTCCAGAGATGAACTTTGCACATTCTTCATTCAGTAAAAGCAAATCTTTCAATGAACATATAccaattgaaaatgttgaaaaaacttCTTTAGAATTTGAACGTTCTAAGTCTTTGTGTTTGGAATTAAAACATAACTATGATATAACCGAGAATCAGCAGAGAGATTCAGATAGCCAAAGTGATGATAGTTTACGATCAAAAAGAAGCCTTTTGTTATCCATGCGAATGCCTAAAGTTCATGATGAACATCATGATGACTATCATTTAGATATCAAGGACAGTGAAACGTCTGAAGACGAGGGCCCACATTATTGGTACagtccaaataaaaaaaatgataaaatagtgCAACAAGACACTGTTATTCGGAACTACAGTGAATCTGATAGCGA ATCTGAAGAAATTGGTTTACCAAAATCTAAGTCAACTCCTg AAGGAATTTCTAAAGAACATAATACATCAGATAATTCCGATTCagaaaatacaatatcattttCAACTAGCCATGAAGATATTTATGGAACACATAAACGCACTAGATATGCTTTAAAA agaACTGAATCTCTTAAAGCGTACCTGAAGAGAGTAACTATTGATAAAGACAGATTACAACAAGAGTCATCTGGTTATAGAGAAATAACAGAGCTGTTAAAATACAAGTTGGAAAATCTTAAACAAGATATTTCCAGTAAAAATGAAACAACTAAGAGACTCGAGGAACAATTAGATCAATTAGATGCTAAATACACGGACACTTTAAACAAGATTCAAACACTTGAACTGTCTTCAACAAATTTAGATAAAGAAAACCAATAtctcaagaaaataaataaagag ATGATGGACAAAATCAACAATGAATATACTTCTAACAGTGCACAAAACTCAGAAGAAATAATaact CCACATGAATCCGGCAATCTTATTGATCAAACTGAGGATATGTGTACAATGGATAGCAAGACTatt ataaaaCAACTACAAGAACAATTAAAACTGGAACAGGATAGACGGATAGAACTTGATGAACGTGTTAGACTTTTATCTGTAGAAGTTAGTGCACATCAGTCATGTAATTCAACCGTGGAATTACTGAaagaattacaattaaaaattaccaaagATTATGTATCCAAAAAAGAAgtactgaaattaaaaacagaaCAAGAAAGAAAAATCAGTAAAGTGAAAATGGaagctgaaaaaaaattagcgGACAAATTTTGTGAccttgataaattattatctcaACAA ATGGATCAACAAGGAAAATTAGAAATGCAAAGAGAAAAAATTGAAAGCCAACTTAAGcaggaatttgaaaatacaaGACAAAGATTTCAACTAGAAATTGCAAAACTTCAAACAACACTAAAGA CCAAAGAAATGGAGGAACAAATATTAAGGGAGAGGTGTGAGATTCTTTcacaagaaattgaaaaaacacAAGATAATAAATGGAAAACATTGGTGGACAAAACTTATGGAATAAATGATTT aCTAAAAAGTTCACCTGATATGTTGTCAATGCGTTGTAAAACTCCAGAGCCAAGTCCCACATTTGAAAGACAAGAATTAGGAGACATTTCTAGATATCAATACAATGTCCAAACACTTCGAAATGAACTGGATAAAGTCattacacaaaacaaaaatg ctGCTCTAGAAGATGACACACtgtttgatgaataa
- the LOC132944427 gene encoding uncharacterized protein PF3D7_1120600-like isoform X3, with protein MVVAKLGNMSIVDLLLDRGSQLDACDINGLSVKDYAAKEGHSKVVNQLSMQKMSVMARTRSKENVLDDLDQNDGAQLQENNDNSKNQKNNDAQIIVLKKEDKIAKSNVEDNQNEKEYVAINSIVANDNDLKIKKIDAVDVENKKENLTLNCKVNHLDELKTNKLDSENNPSENEIVTLNSLDNEIEIDNSSIETDKKVIEKNKLSIETKNTSIVNVLPIKDEESVSQCTMPPPLDPPRSWDFIQTSIIHTTDINEKAEKETQESIEQIPDPIVCAVNTDDSELEWGSDESLPTDPNQSCPAVDDKKEENKKTNTFYNFITTKVMNKTKNRVSASADNIIDDTTTKKHVRNKSFTSLRTFKLTVPSDVNKALYQLSPEMNFAHSSFSKSKSFNEHIPIENVEKTSLEFERSKSLCLELKHNYDITENQQRDSDSQSDDSLRSKRSLLLSMRMPKVHDEHHDDYHLDIKDSETSEDEGPHYWYSPNKKNDKIVQQDTVIRNYSESDSESEEIGLPKSKSTPEGISKEHNTSDNSDSENTISFSTSHEDIYGTHKRTRYALKRTESLKAYLKRVTIDKDRLQQESSGYREITELLKYKLENLKQDISSKNETTKRLEEQLDQLDAKYTDTLNKIQTLELSSTNLDKENQYLKKINKEMMDKINNEYTSNSAQNSEEIITPHESGNLIDQTEDMCTMDSKTIIKQLQEQLKLEQDRRIELDERVRLLSVEVSAHQSCNSTVELLKELQLKITKDYVSKKEVLKLKTEQERKISKVKMEAEKKLADKFCDLDKLLSQQMDQQGKLEMQREKIESQLKQEFENTRQRFQLEIAKLQTTLKTKEMEEQILRERCEILSQEIEKTQDNKWKTLVDKTYGINDLLKSSPDMLSMRCKTPEPSPTFERQELGDISRYQYNVQTLRNELDKVITQNKNAALEDDTLFDE; from the exons ATGGTGGTAGCAAAACTCGGAAATATGTCTATTGTAGACCTGTTATTGGACCGAGGAAGTCAACTTGATGCTTGTGATATAAATg GTTTATCTGTGAAAGATTATGCTGCTAAGGAAGGTCATTCTAAAGTAGTGAATCAACTATCTATGCAAAAAATGAGTGTAATGGCCCGAACTAGATCTAAAGAAAATGTTTTAGATGATTTGGACCAGAATGATGGTGCTCAGTTGcaagaaaataatgataattccaaaaatcaaaaaaataatgatgctCAAATTATAGTACTTAAAAAAGAagacaaaatagcaaaatcaaaTGTCGAAGATAATCAAAATGAAAAAGAATATGTGGCTATTAATTCTATAGTTGCAAAtgataacgatttaaaaattaaaaaaatcgatGCTGTagatgtagaaaataaaaaggaaaatcTGACTTTAAACTGTAAAGTTAATCATCTTGACgagttaaaaacaaacaaattagaTAGTGAAAATAATCCGAGTGAAAATGAAATTGTTACTTTGAACTCATTGGATAATGAAATTGAAATAGACAATAGCTCAATAGAAACAGACAAAAAAGTAattgagaaaaataaattaagtattgaAACCAAAAATACATCTATAGTAAATGTTTTACCAATCAAAGATGAAGAATCAGTATCTCAATGCACAATGCCTCCACCATTAGATCCACCTAGGAGTTGGGATTTTATACAGACAAGCATAATACACACTACAGATATCAATGAAAAAGCTGAAAAAGAAACCCAGGAAAGTATTGAGCAAATCCCTGATCCAATTGTATGTGCAGTAAACACAGATGATTCAGAATTGGAATGGGGAAGTGATGAAAGCCTTCCAACAGATCCTAATCAATCCTGTCCGGCTGTGGACGATAAgaaagaagaaaataaaaaaacaaatacattttataattttataactacaaaGGTaatgaacaaaacaaaaaatagagtTTCTGCATCTGCAGACAATATCATTGATGATACTACTACTAAAAAACATGTGAGGAATAAGTCTTTCACTTCACTGAGGACCTTTAAACTCACTGTTCCATCAGATGTAAACAAAGCTTTATATCAGCTTAGTCCAGAGATGAACTTTGCACATTCTTCATTCAGTAAAAGCAAATCTTTCAATGAACATATAccaattgaaaatgttgaaaaaacttCTTTAGAATTTGAACGTTCTAAGTCTTTGTGTTTGGAATTAAAACATAACTATGATATAACCGAGAATCAGCAGAGAGATTCAGATAGCCAAAGTGATGATAGTTTACGATCAAAAAGAAGCCTTTTGTTATCCATGCGAATGCCTAAAGTTCATGATGAACATCATGATGACTATCATTTAGATATCAAGGACAGTGAAACGTCTGAAGACGAGGGCCCACATTATTGGTACagtccaaataaaaaaaatgataaaatagtgCAACAAGACACTGTTATTCGGAACTACAGTGAATCTGATAGCGA ATCTGAAGAAATTGGTTTACCAAAATCTAAGTCAACTCCTg AAGGAATTTCTAAAGAACATAATACATCAGATAATTCCGATTCagaaaatacaatatcattttCAACTAGCCATGAAGATATTTATGGAACACATAAACGCACTAGATATGCTTTAAAA agaACTGAATCTCTTAAAGCGTACCTGAAGAGAGTAACTATTGATAAAGACAGATTACAACAAGAGTCATCTGGTTATAGAGAAATAACAGAGCTGTTAAAATACAAGTTGGAAAATCTTAAACAAGATATTTCCAGTAAAAATGAAACAACTAAGAGACTCGAGGAACAATTAGATCAATTAGATGCTAAATACACGGACACTTTAAACAAGATTCAAACACTTGAACTGTCTTCAACAAATTTAGATAAAGAAAACCAATAtctcaagaaaataaataaagag ATGATGGACAAAATCAACAATGAATATACTTCTAACAGTGCACAAAACTCAGAAGAAATAATaact CCACATGAATCCGGCAATCTTATTGATCAAACTGAGGATATGTGTACAATGGATAGCAAGACTatt ataaaaCAACTACAAGAACAATTAAAACTGGAACAGGATAGACGGATAGAACTTGATGAACGTGTTAGACTTTTATCTGTAGAAGTTAGTGCACATCAGTCATGTAATTCAACCGTGGAATTACTGAaagaattacaattaaaaattaccaaagATTATGTATCCAAAAAAGAAgtactgaaattaaaaacagaaCAAGAAAGAAAAATCAGTAAAGTGAAAATGGaagctgaaaaaaaattagcgGACAAATTTTGTGAccttgataaattattatctcaACAA ATGGATCAACAAGGAAAATTAGAAATGCAAAGAGAAAAAATTGAAAGCCAACTTAAGcaggaatttgaaaatacaaGACAAAGATTTCAACTAGAAATTGCAAAACTTCAAACAACACTAAAGA CCAAAGAAATGGAGGAACAAATATTAAGGGAGAGGTGTGAGATTCTTTcacaagaaattgaaaaaacacAAGATAATAAATGGAAAACATTGGTGGACAAAACTTATGGAATAAATGATTT aCTAAAAAGTTCACCTGATATGTTGTCAATGCGTTGTAAAACTCCAGAGCCAAGTCCCACATTTGAAAGACAAGAATTAGGAGACATTTCTAGATATCAATACAATGTCCAAACACTTCGAAATGAACTGGATAAAGTCattacacaaaacaaaaatg ctGCTCTAGAAGATGACACACtgtttgatgaataa